In one window of Paracoccus saliphilus DNA:
- a CDS encoding NUDIX hydrolase: MPGFPRLAALAVMLRGDQVLLARRRNPPDAGMWGFPGGHVDPGETALAAAARELAEETGITAIPRLYLDNVDLIRRGPDGEIEFHFLLAAVLCDYVSGEPVAADDALDAGWWRIADVLDGDIPLSAHVTDILRRAVRHRELA; encoded by the coding sequence ATGCCCGGTTTTCCCCGGCTGGCTGCACTCGCCGTCATGCTTCGCGGTGACCAGGTTCTTCTCGCGCGTCGGCGCAACCCGCCCGATGCCGGGATGTGGGGCTTTCCCGGCGGCCATGTCGATCCGGGAGAGACCGCGTTGGCCGCCGCCGCCCGCGAACTTGCCGAGGAAACCGGCATCACCGCGATTCCCCGACTGTATCTCGACAATGTCGACCTGATCCGGCGCGGTCCCGACGGTGAGATCGAGTTTCATTTTCTGCTGGCGGCAGTGCTATGCGACTATGTCTCGGGCGAGCCGGTGGCCGCCGATGACGCGCTGGACGCCGGATGGTGGAGAATCGCGGATGTCCTTGACGGGGATATACCACTCAGCGCGCATGTGACCGACATCCTGCGCCGCGCCGTCAGGCATCGGGAGCTGGCCTGA
- the fmt gene encoding methionyl-tRNA formyltransferase: MRVVFMGTPDFSVAALRAVAAAHEVVAVYSQPPRAAGRGQKLRPSPVHAEAGRLGIEVRTPLQLRDPEAQEAFAALKADVAVVVAYGLILPQAVLDMPNFGCLNIHASLLPRWRGAAPIHRAVMAGDAETGVAIMQMEAGLDTGPVLAEARTPIGAGETTADLHDRLAEMGADLVVEVLAGLPMQARAQSEQGVTYAAKIDKAEARIDWNRPATELDRQIRGLSPFPGAWCEIDGERVKLLRSRLSEGQGAPGQVLPGFRIACGEGSIEILQAQRSGKKPMDAAELLRGWELPDRLD, translated from the coding sequence ATGCGCGTTGTATTCATGGGAACTCCGGATTTTTCGGTTGCTGCCCTGCGGGCGGTGGCCGCAGCACATGAGGTCGTTGCCGTGTATTCGCAGCCCCCGCGCGCAGCGGGACGGGGCCAGAAGCTGCGACCCTCACCGGTACATGCCGAGGCGGGACGCTTGGGGATCGAGGTTCGGACGCCGTTGCAGTTGCGCGACCCTGAGGCGCAAGAGGCCTTTGCCGCATTAAAGGCGGATGTCGCGGTCGTGGTGGCCTATGGGCTGATCCTGCCGCAGGCGGTTTTGGACATGCCGAATTTCGGTTGCCTGAATATCCACGCATCGCTGCTGCCACGCTGGCGCGGTGCGGCGCCGATCCATCGCGCGGTGATGGCCGGCGATGCCGAAACGGGCGTCGCGATCATGCAGATGGAGGCCGGGCTGGATACCGGACCCGTGCTGGCTGAGGCGCGGACTCCGATTGGAGCGGGAGAGACAACCGCCGATCTGCATGACCGGTTGGCGGAAATGGGAGCTGACCTTGTCGTCGAGGTGCTGGCCGGACTGCCCATGCAGGCGCGCGCGCAATCCGAGCAGGGCGTGACCTATGCGGCCAAGATCGACAAGGCCGAGGCGCGTATCGACTGGAACCGCCCCGCGACAGAGCTGGATCGCCAGATCCGGGGCCTCTCACCTTTTCCGGGGGCATGGTGCGAGATCGACGGAGAGCGGGTCAAGCTGCTGCGCAGCCGGTTATCCGAAGGACAGGGCGCACCAGGGCAGGTTCTGCCCGGCTTCCGGATTGCCTGCGGCGAAGGTTCCATCGAAATCCTGCAGGCGCAGCGGTCAGGCAAGAAACCGATGGATGCTGCCGAATTGCTGCGCGGTTGGGAATTGCCTGACCGGCTTGATTGA
- a CDS encoding GNAT family N-acetyltransferase has protein sequence MPDYGFRPVRRDDLPMLAEWLRDPLVAEWWTTPDHQLALVTEDLDNPAMRQLIALHGETPIGYAQHSPAHEWKAPHFHDLPKDAIAIDVFTAPEGQGHGGAWLRALGDLLLREVSLLVIDPSPENLRAIRAYEKAGFAGDTIRLDSEGQPARIMTRLR, from the coding sequence ATGCCTGATTATGGCTTCAGGCCGGTGCGTCGTGACGACCTGCCGATGCTGGCCGAATGGTTGCGCGATCCGCTGGTCGCCGAATGGTGGACGACTCCCGATCACCAGCTGGCACTGGTGACCGAGGATCTGGATAATCCCGCGATGCGGCAACTGATTGCGCTGCACGGTGAAACCCCCATCGGCTATGCCCAGCATAGTCCGGCGCATGAGTGGAAAGCCCCGCATTTCCACGACCTTCCAAAAGATGCCATCGCCATCGATGTCTTTACCGCGCCTGAAGGACAGGGCCATGGCGGCGCATGGCTGCGCGCGCTCGGAGATCTGCTGCTGCGCGAGGTCTCGCTTCTGGTCATCGATCCTTCCCCGGAAAATCTCCGCGCCATCCGCGCCTATGAAAAGGCCGGCTTCGCGGGCGATACCATCCGTCTCGATTCCGAGGGGCAGCCCGCCAGGATCATGACCCGCCTCCGATGA
- the def gene encoding peptide deformylase — MTARPFLPYADRRLHISADPVEAVTETVRMIWDDMIDTMEAMPGVGLAAPQIGIMLRLAVVDASEARGQVVRMANPELLHASVKMRSHEEASPNLPGVSARIERPRAVTVRFLNMDGEIEDRDFVGLWATSVQHQIDHLDGRIYVDRLSPLRRKMLVQKSAKLARRG; from the coding sequence ATGACGGCCCGCCCCTTCCTTCCCTATGCCGACCGCCGGTTGCATATCTCTGCCGATCCGGTCGAGGCGGTGACCGAGACCGTGCGGATGATCTGGGACGACATGATCGACACGATGGAGGCGATGCCCGGTGTAGGGCTGGCCGCGCCGCAGATCGGCATCATGTTGCGGCTGGCGGTGGTGGATGCGTCCGAGGCGCGGGGGCAGGTGGTGCGGATGGCCAATCCCGAATTGCTGCATGCCAGCGTGAAAATGCGCAGCCACGAGGAGGCCAGCCCGAATCTGCCCGGCGTGTCTGCGCGGATCGAGCGGCCCCGTGCGGTGACGGTGCGGTTCCTCAACATGGACGGAGAGATCGAGGATCGCGATTTCGTCGGGCTCTGGGCGACCAGCGTGCAGCACCAGATCGACCATCTCGACGGGCGGATATATGTCGATCGCCTGTCGCCGCTGCGGCGCAAGATGCTGGTCCAGAAATCGGCCAAGTTGGCACGGCGGGGGTAA
- a CDS encoding ABC transporter permease, which yields MSGMMSEKQTAMGVRRFGRVNWLGLRTLATREVMRFVAVWQQTVFAPLMTAGLFVLVFALALGRGRSEVMGLPYLQFLGPGILMMTVIQNAFANTSSSITGAKVQGNIIDTLMPPLSAGELLAGYLAGSVARAGLVAVVIGTGMMLVTGAGITHPLWAVTFVLLAALLLGGLGILAGIMAQKFDQMAAITNFVITPLSFLSGTFYSVEALPEPFRSLSHWNPIFYLIDGARYGVTGVSDASPLRGLLICLLVVVAVLYLCWRWLKSGYRMKP from the coding sequence ATGAGCGGAATGATGTCAGAAAAGCAAACCGCCATGGGCGTGCGCAGATTCGGCCGGGTAAACTGGTTGGGGCTGCGCACGCTGGCGACCCGCGAGGTGATGAGATTCGTGGCGGTGTGGCAGCAGACGGTCTTTGCGCCGCTGATGACGGCGGGGCTGTTTGTACTGGTTTTCGCCCTCGCCCTTGGCCGCGGCCGGAGCGAGGTGATGGGGTTGCCCTACCTGCAATTCCTGGGTCCGGGCATCCTGATGATGACGGTGATCCAGAACGCCTTCGCCAATACCTCATCGTCGATCACCGGGGCCAAGGTGCAGGGCAATATCATCGATACGCTGATGCCGCCCCTGTCGGCGGGCGAGCTGCTGGCCGGTTACCTTGCTGGTTCAGTCGCGCGGGCCGGGCTTGTCGCCGTTGTGATCGGGACGGGCATGATGCTGGTGACCGGAGCGGGAATCACACATCCCCTCTGGGCGGTGACTTTCGTGCTGCTGGCGGCCCTGCTGTTGGGAGGGCTTGGTATCCTGGCCGGGATCATGGCGCAGAAATTCGACCAGATGGCGGCGATCACCAATTTCGTCATCACCCCGCTATCCTTCCTGTCGGGCACCTTCTATTCGGTCGAGGCGCTGCCCGAGCCCTTCCGCAGCTTGTCGCATTGGAACCCGATCTTCTACCTGATCGACGGGGCGCGCTATGGCGTGACCGGCGTCAGCGATGCGTCGCCATTGCGGGGGCTGCTGATCTGCCTGCTGGTGGTGGTGGCGGTGTTGTATCTGTGCTGGCGCTGGCTGAAATCGGGCTATCGGATGAAACCGTGA
- a CDS encoding aspartate aminotransferase family protein, whose translation MISHVLPTYNRAPLAFERGEGAWAIATDGTRYLDLGAGIAVNVLGHANPDLVAALTEQAGRIWHVSNLYQIPEQEKLAGLLVEKTFADTVFFTNSGTEAAELAIKMVRKFWSDEGDPERIEILTFDGAFHGRSTGAIAAAGSEKMVKGFGPLMPGFRQFPWGDIEVLKAAITDRTAAVMLEPIQGEGGIRPLDDAELREIRQLCDRTGTLLVLDEVQCGMGRTGRLFAHEYSGITPDIMMVAKGIGGGFPLGAVLATEKAAAGMVAGTHGSTYGGNPLACAVGARVMEIVADDAFLAEVNRKAALFRQKLEGLVAAHPDLFESVRGQGLMLGLKCKSAPADLVKAGYDQHILTVPAGDNTLRLLPPLNISEEEIAEAVARLDKAAESLDA comes from the coding sequence ATGATTTCGCATGTTCTGCCGACCTATAACCGTGCCCCCCTTGCGTTCGAGCGGGGGGAAGGAGCTTGGGCTATCGCCACGGACGGGACCCGATATCTTGATCTTGGCGCCGGGATCGCGGTGAATGTGCTGGGTCACGCCAATCCCGACCTGGTGGCCGCGCTGACCGAACAGGCGGGACGGATCTGGCATGTTTCGAATCTCTACCAGATCCCGGAACAGGAAAAGCTGGCCGGTCTGCTGGTTGAGAAAACCTTTGCCGACACGGTCTTCTTCACCAATTCCGGCACCGAGGCGGCGGAACTGGCGATCAAGATGGTGCGCAAGTTCTGGAGCGATGAGGGCGATCCCGAGCGCATCGAGATCCTGACCTTCGACGGCGCCTTCCACGGCCGCTCGACCGGGGCCATCGCGGCGGCCGGATCGGAAAAGATGGTCAAGGGTTTCGGCCCGCTCATGCCCGGTTTCCGACAATTTCCCTGGGGCGATATCGAGGTGCTGAAAGCCGCCATCACCGACCGCACCGCCGCGGTGATGCTGGAACCGATCCAGGGAGAGGGCGGCATCCGCCCGCTGGACGATGCGGAACTGCGCGAGATCAGGCAGCTTTGCGACCGGACCGGCACCCTGCTGGTCCTGGACGAGGTGCAATGCGGCATGGGCCGGACTGGACGGCTCTTCGCACATGAATATTCGGGGATCACGCCCGATATCATGATGGTCGCCAAGGGCATCGGCGGAGGGTTCCCCTTGGGTGCGGTTCTGGCGACCGAAAAAGCGGCGGCGGGGATGGTCGCGGGCACGCATGGTTCGACCTATGGCGGCAATCCACTGGCCTGCGCGGTCGGCGCTCGGGTGATGGAGATTGTCGCCGATGATGCCTTCCTCGCCGAGGTGAACCGCAAGGCCGCCCTGTTCCGGCAAAAGCTGGAAGGACTGGTCGCCGCGCATCCCGACCTGTTCGAATCCGTGCGCGGACAGGGATTGATGCTGGGCCTGAAATGCAAATCCGCGCCTGCCGATCTGGTCAAGGCGGGCTATGACCAGCATATCCTGACTGTGCCCGCCGGTGACAACACGCTGCGCCTGCTGCCGCCGCTTAACATCTCGGAGGAGGAAATCGCCGAAGCCGTGGCAAGGCTCGACAAGGCGGCGGAAAGTCTCGATGCCTGA
- a CDS encoding MalY/PatB family protein yields MTQPDFDEVIDRIGTHCSKWDDMEGAYGVSPSQGGLAMWVADMDFRPPPAVQRAVEATAAHGVYGYPGANAPYLDSIQWWMANRHGWQIEREWLLTCAGLVNGVAMALDAYTSPGDGVIVMSPVYHAFGRVIRASGRELIELPLAIEDGGYRMDWSQWETMLTGGERLLILCSPHNPGGRVWTEEELREVADFCTRHELILVSDDIHCDLLMPGQRHRMIANVVPDIRDRLVTLTAATKTFNIAGAHIGNAIIADDDLRAKFKGALMARGVSPGLFGMDMVAAAYSLEGAAWVDALVEYLDGNRRLFDEGLNAIPGLRSMPLQATYLSWVDFSGTGMSTAEFTARVEKTARIAVNHGTSFGKGGESFLRFNIATPRARVTEAVKRLQDAFSDLQ; encoded by the coding sequence ATGACCCAACCCGATTTCGACGAGGTGATCGACCGCATCGGCACGCATTGCTCGAAATGGGACGACATGGAGGGCGCCTATGGCGTCTCGCCCAGCCAGGGCGGGCTGGCGATGTGGGTAGCCGATATGGATTTCCGCCCCCCCCCCGCCGTCCAGCGCGCCGTCGAGGCGACCGCGGCGCATGGCGTCTATGGCTATCCGGGCGCGAATGCCCCCTATCTCGACTCCATCCAGTGGTGGATGGCGAACCGGCATGGCTGGCAGATCGAGCGCGAATGGCTCCTGACCTGCGCCGGCCTGGTCAATGGCGTGGCGATGGCACTGGACGCCTATACCAGCCCCGGTGACGGTGTGATCGTGATGAGCCCGGTCTATCACGCCTTCGGCCGCGTCATCCGCGCCAGCGGGCGCGAGCTGATCGAGCTGCCCCTGGCCATCGAGGATGGCGGCTACCGCATGGACTGGTCTCAATGGGAAACCATGCTGACGGGTGGTGAGCGGCTGCTGATCCTGTGCTCGCCGCATAATCCCGGCGGCCGCGTCTGGACCGAGGAGGAACTGCGCGAGGTAGCCGATTTCTGCACCCGCCACGAGCTGATCCTGGTCTCGGACGATATCCATTGCGACCTGCTCATGCCCGGCCAGCGCCATCGCATGATCGCCAATGTCGTGCCGGATATCCGCGACCGGCTGGTGACACTGACCGCCGCCACCAAGACATTCAACATCGCCGGCGCCCATATCGGCAACGCGATCATCGCCGATGACGACCTTCGCGCAAAATTCAAGGGCGCGCTGATGGCGCGCGGCGTCTCTCCGGGCCTGTTCGGCATGGATATGGTCGCGGCCGCCTATTCCCTCGAGGGCGCGGCATGGGTCGATGCACTGGTCGAATATCTCGACGGCAACCGCCGCCTCTTCGACGAGGGCTTGAACGCCATTCCCGGCCTGCGCTCGATGCCGCTGCAGGCGACCTACCTGTCATGGGTCGATTTCTCCGGCACCGGGATGAGCACCGCCGAGTTCACTGCCCGCGTCGAAAAGACCGCCCGCATCGCCGTCAATCACGGCACGAGCTTCGGCAAGGGCGGAGAAAGCTTCCTGCGCTTCAACATCGCCACGCCCCGTGCCCGCGTGACCGAGGCGGTCAAACGGCTTCAGGACGCATTCTCCGACCTGCAATGA
- a CDS encoding GcrA family cell cycle regulator: MSWTDERVETLKRMWAEGQSASAIAKELGGVTRNAVIGKVHRLGLSNRNDEAEVKPAPAPAAEKRPEKKPAAAKPEPAPEPAAAKPEPAATPKEEAPQPAFTPSPRRPIVPAGQPLPPQPSANEISPEALASVREVEKKARKLSLMELTERTCKWPIGDPATDKFWFCGLPSQPGKPYCEAHVGVAFQPMSSRRDRRR, translated from the coding sequence ATGTCCTGGACGGATGAACGTGTCGAGACACTGAAGCGCATGTGGGCCGAAGGCCAGTCGGCCAGTGCCATCGCCAAGGAATTGGGCGGGGTGACCCGCAATGCCGTGATCGGCAAGGTGCATCGCCTTGGCCTGTCGAACCGCAATGACGAGGCCGAGGTCAAGCCCGCCCCTGCCCCGGCGGCCGAGAAAAGGCCCGAGAAAAAGCCGGCGGCGGCCAAGCCTGAGCCCGCGCCAGAACCGGCTGCTGCCAAACCCGAGCCTGCCGCCACCCCGAAAGAGGAGGCGCCGCAGCCCGCCTTCACCCCTTCGCCGCGCCGTCCCATCGTTCCGGCGGGCCAGCCCTTGCCGCCGCAGCCCTCGGCCAACGAGATCAGCCCCGAGGCGCTGGCATCGGTGCGCGAAGTCGAGAAGAAGGCCCGCAAACTGTCGCTGATGGAGCTGACCGAGCGGACCTGCAAATGGCCGATCGGCGACCCCGCAACCGACAAGTTCTGGTTTTGCGGCCTGCCGAGCCAGCCCGGCAAACCCTATTGCGAGGCGCATGTCGGGGTTGCCTTCCAGCCGATGAGCTCGCGCCGCGACCGCCGTCGCTGA
- a CDS encoding L,D-transpeptidase family protein: MNLLARLFSALTLVALICAIWVALLPQRPTTPDRLPSDQTTLTGPVDRILIEKSARKMTAFRDGAALKTYRIALGFAPEGDKSQQGDGKTPEGIFRIDRRNDASAYHLSLGIDYPQAEDRARAAAEDIDPGGDIFIHGQPNQLPRGILLPGDWTAGCIAISNAEIGELFAATAIGTEVEIRP; the protein is encoded by the coding sequence ATGAACCTGCTCGCCCGACTTTTCTCGGCACTGACGCTGGTGGCGCTGATCTGTGCCATCTGGGTTGCGCTGCTTCCTCAGCGCCCTACCACGCCGGATCGCCTCCCTTCCGATCAAACAACACTGACCGGGCCGGTGGACCGCATCCTGATCGAGAAATCCGCCCGCAAGATGACCGCCTTCCGCGATGGCGCTGCACTGAAAACCTACCGTATCGCCCTTGGCTTCGCCCCCGAGGGCGACAAGAGCCAGCAGGGCGACGGCAAGACCCCCGAAGGCATTTTCCGCATCGACCGCCGCAATGACGCCAGCGCCTATCATCTGTCGCTCGGCATCGACTATCCGCAAGCCGAGGATCGCGCCCGCGCCGCCGCCGAGGACATCGACCCCGGCGGCGACATCTTCATCCACGGCCAGCCCAACCAGTTGCCGCGCGGGATTTTATTGCCCGGAGACTGGACGGCAGGCTGCATCGCGATCTCGAATGCCGAGATCGGCGAACTTTTCGCCGCCACCGCCATCGGCACCGAGGTCGAGATCCGGCCGTGA
- the def gene encoding peptide deformylase, with translation MNIRPILIHPDPRLKKLAEPIASVTPEIEALADDMLATMYDAPGVGLAGPQVGVLKRIFVMDANRDPDAERQPMVLINPEVTWASEEANTHDEGCLSIPEQYAEVTRPAQVKMRWLGLDGKTHEQEFDGLWATCAQHELDHLNGVLFIDHLSAIKRQMITRKMVKLKREMARG, from the coding sequence ATGAACATTAGACCGATCCTGATCCATCCCGATCCGCGCCTGAAAAAACTGGCGGAGCCCATCGCAAGCGTCACGCCCGAGATCGAGGCGCTGGCCGATGACATGCTGGCGACGATGTATGATGCGCCGGGGGTCGGGCTGGCCGGGCCGCAGGTGGGCGTGCTCAAGCGGATTTTCGTGATGGATGCGAATCGCGATCCGGATGCAGAGCGCCAGCCGATGGTGCTGATCAATCCCGAGGTGACGTGGGCGTCGGAAGAGGCCAACACCCATGACGAGGGCTGCCTGTCCATCCCCGAGCAATATGCCGAGGTGACCCGTCCCGCGCAGGTGAAGATGCGCTGGCTGGGGCTGGACGGCAAGACGCATGAGCAGGAGTTCGACGGGCTTTGGGCGACCTGTGCGCAGCATGAGCTGGACCACCTGAACGGGGTGCTGTTCATCGATCACCTGTCGGCCATCAAGCGGCAGATGATCACCCGCAAGATGGTCAAGCTGAAGCGCGAGATGGCGCGTGGCTGA